One part of the Larimichthys crocea isolate SSNF chromosome XIX, L_crocea_2.0, whole genome shotgun sequence genome encodes these proteins:
- the pln2 gene encoding cardiac phospholamban: MERVQHMTKSAIRRASQIEVNPQAKRNLQELFVNFTLILICLLLIYIIVLLSS, encoded by the coding sequence ATGGAGCGCGTTCAGCACATGACCAAGTCGGCCATCCGCCGAGCGTCTCAGATCGAGGTGAACCCGCAGGCCAAGAGGAACCTGCAGGAGCTGTTCGTCAACTTCACCCTCATCCTCATCTGCCTGCTCCTGATCTACATCATCGTCCTGCTGAGCAGCTGA